One Candidatus Regiella endosymbiont of Tuberolachnus salignus genomic window, AGTTCAATCGCGTTATTCAATGTAAAACCTCTACTGTGATCAAGTATTGCTTCACCTTTCACGTTTAGTGAACCACTGCCCAAGACGTCTTCGTTACCGAGGAACAATCTTCCATCATAAAGGACAGTGCCACCGCTATAGTGATTAACGGCATTCAACATCAATTCACTGGTACCGTATTTATGTAACCCTCCTGCTCCTGAAATAATGCCATTAATATCCAGATTCTGATTCCCTTCTATAGAGAGGTCTGCATTGAGTTTTATTGGATTATTTAAGGGGATATGATGAGAATTATCTAATTTCGTGGCGCCTTCAACCGTTAATATACCACTGCCCAATGCGGCAGAGTTACCAAGTGTTAATTGCCCCTCCTTAGTAAGGGTACCACCACGATAAGTGTTAAATGAATTCAATATTAGATTGGAAGAACCCAATTTTATTAATTTGCCTATCCCGCTAATCTGACCCGATAACGTGAATGGATTTGTACCCTGAATGATCAGTCCTTCATCATCTAAAATAATTTTATTATGAAGATCAAGTTTATTATCACTGGCTTCAATCGCTCCTCCATTTGCATGGAGAACGTCATTGCCAAAATAGTCTGAACGATCAAATATCACTAAACCGCTATTTAACTGTGTAGAAGAATAAACAATTGATACCGAAGAAATACAAAAAATATGGCTCGCTATTGCTAAAATTCTTAGAAAATATTTCACTTTATCTTGTATCAAATAATATCTTCTATTCATATCACCTTTATTCTCCAGAGAAACACTGTAGATAATAGCCATATAACTCCATAAATTTATAATGATATAAATTAGAGAGAATAAATATCCAGCAAAAATAACGTTAACTTAGATTAGACAAAGTATTATTTTATTTAAACCCTATTAAATAAAATAATTAAAATCACAAATACAGTAAAGTTTAATAAAAGCTTTTCGTCAAGGAAGGTAAGCATAACAATATAATTAAAAAATATTAAACAGGATGATATTTATTTTTTATATATTAAATGCAGGAGTGATAAAATAAGCCAAAGTATAACTCTAGCTTATTTGTTGAGGTTAATTTCTTATTATGATTCTCTCCACCAAGTGCCGGGGAGATCTTTAATATTAAAAAATTTTATTTTCTTCTGATTACTCTTTACTAATGAGCCATTCTCGCTATCCGATACATTAATAATCGATTCCTCATCAGCATGAGACGTAATAAAAGTAGATACCATCGTTAATATGTCAACCTCTCCTGGAAATAAACATTGCCGTATCAAGTATGAATTTTCAGAGCAATTAATCTTTTCTAATTTTTTTAGATCATTAGTTTCCTTTTCAATTATTTTTTTTAAGTAAGATTTAATATTTTTTTGGGTACTATCTTCATTAAGAGGACATAATATCTCTAAGAGAGAAAGTAATTTTTTTGCTTTTAAATATTTCATCCTTTTCACTACACAATCAGGTAATTTTTCTATATTATCACTCCCTGTCAAATCCAAACTTCTTAAATTTTTGCAAGCGCTCATATCCGGCAGCTCCCTTAACAAGGGATTATCTCTGATCGATATTTCTTTTATGTTTTCTATCCCCACTCCCCAAAGCTTAATATTTGGCAAGGTACTAAATGACATACCATTCAAATTTAATGTTTCTAACCTATTTGCAATACAAGATATTATTGTATCTACAACACGGGCATGATCTTCGTCAGGATTCTGTGTCAGATCATTCTGATACCTGTCTAGTTCCAGTTTTAGTATCTGCTCTTGATCCTGTTGATAAAAAGTAGCTACTGACGAAACAGACAAACCCGAATGATTAGTTGGAATACTTAGCCCATTTCCCATAATTTTAACATTTTCCCTATAAAAGACATTACTTAATATATAATAAAATTAATTATATATTAATATATAATTATAAATTAATTATAAATATATATAATTATCTTAAAATATGGATTAACTTATGCCATAGGGAGGTCTTAGCTCTTCTCCAACAAGTTACTATTTTCTATGCTCTGCTTTACCTCAGGGGCTATCAACTGGCTCAACATACGATAGATAGCTAACACATCGCTCGCTATTTTATTCTCTTTATCACTGATAAAACCCATTTCTCGTAGCTTAGCGATCAATATCGAGAACCCTGTTTTATCAGCAAATTCAGGGGAATTAATACCCGATAATGCGGATAAACCTTGTGCCAGCAAACGGCTGTTTTTTTCTAATTCTGCCCGATTGATCGAGGGATGAGTACTGAGCAAGAAAAAAGTGATGGCATAGCGCTGTAACCTGTCACTGGCTCCAGCAGCCAATAATTGTAATGGATAACATCGCATCGGGTTCGCCATCAGCTGGTGATGACTTTCATTGATTAATTGCTGGCGAATCAATTCATCACACAAAGCATTCAATACGGAGGGAAGCTGCTCTTGACTATAATGCAAAAATAACTCCGCTTTCAGCATGGGATAAATCAGCGCCACCTGATGTATAACCTCTTGCCGACTGATCCCATGATGATTGATTACTATGCTAGCAACCAATGAAGGCAATATAAGTAAATGCTGAATATTATTGCGATAATAAGTCACCAATACCGCCTGCTCATGGGATAAAGTAATAATATCTTCCCCATTATCATGCTTTAACTGGAATTTATTCATACTCAGTGCATTATTGAGTAATTCTTCCGGCGCTTTATCCGGCACTGTCACTTCTGTGGTATAAGGCACATGCAGAAGAAGTTGCAAATAACAATCAAGTTGTTCAAGCAATTGCTTTGCTGTTAACAAAAATTGGCGCGCCGCTAACAGCGCCGTTGAACACAAATTCATCGCATTAGCCGCCGCAGCGTTATTAATCCTGATCATTATTGTACTGGCTAAGTCATTCACTGCCGGTGTCAGCCAACTTGGGCGCTGAGCCTCTACCGCATCGATAGATCGACGCCAATCTGGCGCATAATGGTTAAGATAATCGGTCAACGACAAAGGCTCACCAAAATTCACGTAACCTTGACCCAGATTACGCAATTTTCGCAGACCCTGTATCATCTGTAGGAGACTTTCTTTTTTCTTGACCGCGCCACGCAATTCTTTCGTATAGGTCGCCACTTCCATCACATGTTCATAGCCAATATAAACCGGCACTAATGTGATAGGGCGGATCCCTTTCCGTAACATTGATTGAAGTGTAATGGAGAGGATCCCGGTTTTTGGCTCCAAAAGACGCCCAGTCCGAGAGCGCCCCCCCTCGATAAAATATTCGACCGAATAACCACGGCTAAACAGTTCGCCAAGATACTCACAAAATACCGTTGAATAAAGTTTATTGCCGTTGAAAGAACGGCGAATAAAAAACGCGCCTAAGCGGCGAAAGATAGGACCCGCGGGCCAAAAATTTAGATTCACTCCCGCGGCGATATGAGGGGGTACTAAACCTTGATAATAAAGCACATAAGAGAGCAATAAATAATCCATATGGCTACGATGACAAGGCACATAAACAATCTCATGCCCTGCTTGCGCTAATTTGCGTACCCGCTGCGCATTGTGGACACTAATTCCTTGGTAAAGACGATTCCACATCCAACCCAATATACGATCAGAAAAACGCACCGCTTCGTAAGAAATATCAGTGGCAATTTCTTCCATTAATAGCAGCGCAGAACGCGATGCTTTTTTATCAGAGATTTTTTTTACCCGCGCTTCATCCAAAATCGCTTTTTCAATCACCTTAGAAGAGAGCAGTTTTTTAAACAAATCTTGCCGAATCGGCAGGGGTGGCCCAATAATCATTAAACGTTGCCGTAAAAAATGAATAGCCGCTACCCGCGCTAATTTATCAGCGATGGCTTTATCTTGACCATGTTCATTTGCCAAGGCACGCAATGACACTTTGGCAGAAAAGTGCACAAAAGTATCACGCCCTAGCCATAACAAAGTGAAAAATTTCCGCAATCCCTTTAATAGACGGAAATAAGGAGGATTATTATTTTCACGACCAGGAGAACGACCAAACATCACCGTAACAGGTAATATTTGTAGATCCAATTTAGGATTAACTTGATATAGATCCAAATAATGGTGAAATAACGTTTTGAACTGACCGTCAGGCGCCGTTTTAGCGCCATTGGCAAGGCAAATATAACGGGGAAGTTGCCTGCCGGCTATTTCTAATGGCGTTAAGGGATCAGGTAAATCTCGCACTAAACACTGCGTTCGTAACGTCAGCAAATCCGCTTTAGCATAATAGGGTAAAACATACAGAATGGGACATAAGGGATCTAAACCTAATACGGTTAGCATATCTGCCGGAATCGGCTTGCTTTTTACCAAAACATTAAGTGGTAAATTCAGTAACTTGTAGTATATTTTACGCCAACCCGACATAACAAGGTCAAGCCTCTCTTCTATAAATTAGCATTAGCAATTCAGCGCAAGGATACCAGAAACCCTCGATTAAAGTTGTGAATTAACAAAGATAAAGGCATACCCATTGATAAAAAATAAAAAAACGGGATTAACCCGCCTCTACCACGCTAGCCAATATTCGCTAAAAGGATTGCTAGCGGTGTGGAAAAATGAAGCCGCTTTTCGCCAAGAAACAATAGTAGCTATTATCGCCATTATATTAGCTTATTGCCTAGATTTTACGACAATAGAACGTATTTTATTAATAGGGTCGATTGTACTGGTTATCATTGTTGAAATAATAAATAGTGCGATTGAAACCGCTATCGATCGGATTGGCAGTGAACAGCATCCGCTCTCTGGCCAAGCAAAAGATATCGCCTCAGCAGCGGTTTTTCTGACTATTTTAATGGCTTTTTTTGTCTGGATGAGTATTTTGATTTAAAGAGGTTTCGAATAGTCTCTTATACCCTTCGCCTTTGAAGTTGCCTTCGGCTACCAGGGCGACCGACCGATGAGCGTGGACATACTACGTGATTCGGCGAACACCCGCAGCCGACAACGCGGCGGTTTCAAAGACGAAGGGTTTATTGAATTAAGCGACTACCAAAATAGGCACAAGTCAAAAAAAATGCGCCCACCAGGCTAAACCCCACCACGGGGCGACCCCGCCAGCCTTTGTAATAATGCCCCCACAATAAAACAATATAAATCCACCAAGCTATAGCAGATAATAATGTTTTATAACGATTTTCTTCACTAAACAAATTATCTTTAAAAAAGAGTCCAGTAAACAAAGTTAAGCTCAATAACACCACCCCAATTTGCGTGATATAAAACATTTGACGCTCAATACTCATGAGAGGAGGCATATCGGCAGTAGAAACCAGCTTTTTATGTTTCAACAAATAATCAAGCCAAGCCAATTGTAAAGCATACAGTGCAGCAATAATTAAAGTAGCATAACCCAATAAAGCCAAACCAATATGGACAAATAATGTAGGCGTCCCTTCTAAATGAGTCATAAACTCACCAGGGCACAAACTAGCAAAAGCCAAATTAATCATGGCAAAGCTGTAAACAATCGGCAACATAAACCACACACGCCCACGTGATGCCACTATGGTCATGATTGAGCACACAACAAGCCCTACGGTAGAACCAATATTAAGTAAAGTAAGATTTTGACTACCGTCCACCACATCAAAAATCTGTTGTTTTAACGCCGCAGCATGACAAATTAACGCTAAGACAGCAAAAAGCAGTGCCAAACGTCGGTAGGCACTATTTTTCCGTAATAAACTGGGGATAATTAATCCCAAACTGAATAAATAGGCAATCAAAGCCAAAATCGAAAACATTGGCATAATCGTTTATGGAAAGAAAATGAATGATGCGGGCAGTATAACTGACCGAAAAATAAATAACACGCTTCTGGTTTCTATGTTAAGCGCCCGTCGAAATCTCTAAAAGTAATAACCATTCAACTATCAGGATATTCACTAATGATTATTTTCAACATAATTTGTTGTTCATCACGTAATATCAGCACCGGTATAACAGTACCAGGTTGTATTTCTGCCACCTGATCCATCGTTTCTATTGTAGAAATAACGCGGATATCATTTACGCTAAGAATAATATCTCCAATCCGGATCCCCGCAGCAGCAGCGGGGCCCTCAGGCAAAATTTTGTTCACTTTAATGCCTTGTATCGGTTTTTTATTAGCATTAGTTAAATTAAACTGTGGATAATCGTCGCCGGTAATACCAATAAAACCACGTATTACCCTTCCATCACGAATCAATTTTTGCATCACCTTAGTTGCCAAAGCCGTAGGGATAGCAAAACCGATGCCTTCCGGGATCTCACCATTACTGCTTTTGTCAAATGATAATGTATTGATACCAACTAACTGACCTAAGCTATTGACTAAGGCTCCGCCGGAATTGCCGCGATTAATTGAAGCATCCGTTTGTAAAAAATTTTGTCGACCAGAATCACTCAAACCAACTCGACCTGTGGCACTAATAATACCTTGAGTGATAGTCTGTCCTAGATTATAAGGATTACCTATTGCCAAAACGACATCACCAACATGGGTTACCTGATTCAGGTTAATTGAAATCACCGGCAAATTATCTGCCTCAATTTTCAATACCGCTAAATCTGTCAAAGCGTCTGAACCAACCAATGATGCTTCATATATACGACCATCTTGTAACGCAACAATAATTTTTTCAGCGTAATTGATAACATGTTTATTGGTCAGTATATAGCCTTTGTCACTCATAATGACGCCAGACCCCAACATCCGTATCGTTAAAGGAACTTGAGCTAAATTTCCTACACTATGATTATAAACATTTACCACCGCGGGCGCTGCAAGGCTTACCGCTCTGCTATAACTAACCGGAATGGTTTCATGAATATTATTTTTTATACTACGGTATAAAAGTAATAGAATGGCGGCAGCAATCAGCCCTAAAATAATCGAGCGTAATAATTTAAATAACATCATTTTTAAAGACATCAAAAGACATGAAACATCCCTATTATTTTTTCATCAACATGAATGGTTTTACTCGCTTTTTTATCCGGCTGACGCTGGTAATAATCACATTTCACACACTTTACCATTGCGACACCAGCCTGCTCTTCTCGCCACAACGCTAATGTATCTAACGCATGACAATGTGGGCAAATTGCACCAGCGATAAACCTTTTACGTGTTGTCATTGTTATCTCCGCGTTGAAATCTCTTGTGCTCATTTTTTCCTCAATTGAACATCGCTCAAGAAGATTTCGAAATTATCAATACGACTTTACGACTTATCATTTATCCCAATCAGCAAATTGCCGTTGTTCATCTTGCATGTCTCGCTGAAAAATATCTTCTAATTCACGCCGCGCTTCTTTTACTCTAGAAATCTGAGCGACATCCCCATGATGCTGTGGCATCAATTCGCGTAGCATTCGCATATCCAAACGACGAAAATGTTGCTGTACTCTATAAGCCTGATGAGGATGCATTCCTAACGCTAATAACGTTTTACGACCCAATTCCAAAGCGCTAGAGAAAGTTTCACGGGCGAAATTATCTACGCCAGATTGCAACAACTCATGTGCCTCCACCCGGCCACGGGCGCGAGCAAAAATACATAAATTCGGAAAATATTGCTGACAGAGGCGAACCAATTCCATCGTATCTTCCGGTTCATCACAGGTGATAACGATGGCTTTTGCTTTTTCAGCACCAGCGGCACGTAATAAATCTAGTTGCGTGGCATCGCCATAATAAACCTTATAACCATATTTACGCATCATACTAACGGCACTAACATCACGCTCTAATACAGTAATGCGCATCTTATTTGCCATTAATAAACGCCCTATCACCTGCCCAAAACGACCGAAACCGACAATAATCACCTGTGGATCATTATCTTCTACAAAGGGCTTTTCATCGTTTTCTTCCTGCTCGTTATAGCGACGCACCAACATCCAATCAATTCCCTTCATCAACAGCGGCGTCGTCATCATCGACAGCGTCACCACCACCAATAACAGCGCCAATTGATCTGCCGTCAGCACTTTTTGGCTAAATGCCGCAGAAAATAGAACAAATGCAAATTCTCCTCCCTGACTCAGTACCGTGGAAAACTGCAATCGTACCGAACGATTTAACGTTAAAATACTCGATAAAGCCCAAAGCACCGCAATTTTAATAGAAACCAGTGCAATCACACCCATCAATATGATAAAAAAATGAACAAAAAGCACGCCTACATCTAGCGCCATCCCAACAGAAATAAAAAACAGCCCGAGTAACAACCCTTTAAAAGGCTCAATAGCAATTTCTAATTCATGTTGGAATTCACTTTCTGCTAATAAAACACCGGCAATAAAAGTCCCTAATGCCATCGATAAACCCAACATATCCATAAATAATGCCGAGCCTAAGACCACCAAGAGAGCAGCAGCGGTAAACACTTCACGTGCACCGGACGCCACGATATAACTAAATAAAGGGCGTAACAGATAACGACAACCGATCAGCATCCCAGCAAAAGCGGCCATTTTCAGGCTAATTTTACCCCAATCGTTCTCGACGGCCCCATGACATCCCGCCAAAAGAGGAATCAATGCCAATGCAGGAATTATCGCTATATCTTGAAATAATAAGACTGAAAATCCAAGCTGCCCCCCTTCGTTGCGATTCATTCCTTTTTCACGCATCAACTGTAGCGCCATTGCGGTAGAAGAAGTCGCTAGACCGATGCCACCAATGACCGCCGCCTGCCAAGCAAAATCGCTATAATAAAGCAACGCACCCAAGATCAAAGCAGTGATCACCACCTGGCCAGCACCTACACCAAATATCGAGCGTCTAAGCTGCCAGAGCTTCGCCGGTTTAAGTTCTAGTCCAATGATAAACATCAAAAAAACCACACCAAGCTCAGCAAAATGCAAAATTTCATCAACATCATGGATAAAACCTAATCCCCAAGGCCCGATCGCTATCCCCGCTATCAAATAACCTAATACCCCCCCAATCCCCAAACGTTGGGCGATAGGAACGGCCACCACCGCCGCAAATAAAAATAATAAGATAGCCGTTAATAACCCCGAATCTTCCATTATTTTTTTCCCGTAGATACAGAGATGGATAGTGGGGACTGTAACCATTGAACGTACTCCTTAGCATGTCGATGCAACATCGCTGGCGCTAACCGGCGAGCACAATAAACAATCATCGGCATGATCCAATGCATATGACACATCGATGCAATAAATTTAAAAGGCTGCAAAATATCTTCCATCAGATACCGGTTATCATAGTCGCGGTAAAAGCTGCCCTCAGGTTCACCGGTAGTGATCACCGACCGCCAATATTTTCCTCGCAGAGCATTGCCACCTACGCCACTGGCAAAACCCCGAGATAATACGCGGTCAAACCATTCTTTTAATAAAGTTGGACAGCTATAAGTATACAAAGGATGTTGAAATACAATGAATTGATGGTCACGCAATAGTTGTTGTTCGTGACAAACATCAATAAAAAATTCGGGGTAACAAGCGTAGAGATCATGCACAGTAACATGCGCTAACTTCGCCGCGGATTGTAATAAAATTTTATTAGCCACCGAATTTTGTGATTCGGGATGAGCATACAATAATAAAATTTTAGGCATCGGTAACATCATTTTCCTCCAAAAGTCGTCAAAATGCTGGTTTTCCGTTACCATGCGAGTAAAGATAAAAAACGTCCGGTATACCCTTTGCCTTTGAAGCCGCCGCGCTGTTGGCGGCAACTTCAAAGGCAAAGAGTTACTCTGAATCGGTCATCAAACAATACAATTTAACATATTTTAAACATACGGCGCCTATGATTGTTTTTTCTTCTCTTCAAATTCGACGTGGTACTCGTGTGTTACTTGACAACGCAACCGCAACGATCAATCCAGGTAAAAAGGTCGGGCTCATTGGCAAGAACGGTTGTGGAAAGTCCACGCTGCTGGCGCTATTGAAAAAAGAAATCAGCGCCGAAAGCGGTGATGCCATTTTTCCCCCTAATTGGACAGTGTCCTGGGTTGACCAAGAAACGCCCGGATTAAAGGTTCCCGCCATAGAATACGTTATCGACGGTGATCGCCAATTTCGTCATTTAGAAAACCAGTTACAAATCGTCAACGAAAAAAATGATGGTCATGCCATCGCTAATTTACACGGAGAACTAGAAGCCATTGGAGCCTGGACCATTCAATCGCGCGCCGCCAATCTGCTCAATGGCCTAGGGTTTTCACAACATCAACTACAACAACCTGTCTGCTCCTTTTCAGGGGGCTGGCGAATGCGTCTTAATTTAGCGCGGGCACTGATTTGTCGCTCAGATTTACTGCTCTTGGATGAACCCACTAACCATCTCGATTTAGATGCCGTGATTTGGCTAGAAAAATGGCTGAAAAATTATCCCGGCACTTTGATGCTTATCTCCCATGATCGCGATTTTTTGGATCCAATTATCAACAAAATTTTACATATTGAACAGCAAAAGCTAAATGAATACACGGGAAATTATTCATCATTTGAACGTCAGCGAACAGCTAAACTTTTACAACAAAAATCAATATATCAGCATCAACAAGAAAAAGTAGCGCATTTACAACACTATATTAATCGTTTCCGTGCTAAAGCCAGTAAAGCTAAACAAGCCCAAAGCCGCATAAAAATGCTTGAACGGATGGAGTTAATCGCCCCCGCCGTTATTGATAATCCGTTGCATTTTCGTTTTTTTCCACCCGAAAATTTACCCAATCCATTGTTAAGGATGGAAAAAGTCTGTGCCGGTTATGATGAAAAAGTGATTTTACAATCCATCAAACTCAATTTAGTTCCTGGCTCGCGTATCGGATTATTAGGCTGTAACGGCGCAGGAAAATCGACGTTAATTAAGTTATTAGCCGGTACACTTAAGCCACAAAGTGGCGAAATAAATTTAGCTAAGGGCATCAAGCTAGGCTATTTTGCACAACATCAGCTTGAATATTTACATGCGGATGAATCACCGCTGCAACATATGGCTCGCCTAGCACCACTTGAGCCTGAGCAGCAGTTACGTAACTATCTTGGTGGTTTTGGTTTTCAAGGGGATCAAGTAACCAGCCTAACGGAACGTTTTTCCGGAGGCGAAAAAGCGCGATTGGTACTGGCGCTGATTGTCTGGCAGCGCCCTAATTTATTATTGCTTGATGAACCTACTAACCATTTAGATTTAGATATGCGCCAAACCTTAACAGAAGCACTCATTGAATTTGAAGGGGCGCTGGTGGTGGTTTCACATGACCGACACTTATTGCGATCAACCACCGACGATCTTTATCTGGTTCACAATGGCAGTGTTGCGCCCTTCGACGGGGATTTAACTGATTATCAACAATGGCTAATGGGTTCACAGGATCAACAAAATGAACAGCAACCCCCTGAACCGGCAGTTAAATTTGTTGCAGGACGGGTTGATCAA contains:
- a CDS encoding ABC transporter ATP-binding protein, with amino-acid sequence MIVFSSLQIRRGTRVLLDNATATINPGKKVGLIGKNGCGKSTLLALLKKEISAESGDAIFPPNWTVSWVDQETPGLKVPAIEYVIDGDRQFRHLENQLQIVNEKNDGHAIANLHGELEAIGAWTIQSRAANLLNGLGFSQHQLQQPVCSFSGGWRMRLNLARALICRSDLLLLDEPTNHLDLDAVIWLEKWLKNYPGTLMLISHDRDFLDPIINKILHIEQQKLNEYTGNYSSFERQRTAKLLQQKSIYQHQQEKVAHLQHYINRFRAKASKAKQAQSRIKMLERMELIAPAVIDNPLHFRFFPPENLPNPLLRMEKVCAGYDEKVILQSIKLNLVPGSRIGLLGCNGAGKSTLIKLLAGTLKPQSGEINLAKGIKLGYFAQHQLEYLHADESPLQHMARLAPLEPEQQLRNYLGGFGFQGDQVTSLTERFSGGEKARLVLALIVWQRPNLLLLDEPTNHLDLDMRQTLTEALIEFEGALVVVSHDRHLLRSTTDDLYLVHNGSVAPFDGDLTDYQQWLMGSQDQQNEQQPPEPAVKFVAGRVDQKRHRAELRKQSQPLRNKITLLEQKMEQLSIELQTIEQKLLDQTLYDIARKNELISCLQQQAQLKMKLEKVEIAWLAMQEQLEILTKVYTQ
- the kefB gene encoding glutathione-regulated potassium-efflux system protein KefB; its protein translation is MEDSGLLTAILLFLFAAVVAVPIAQRLGIGGVLGYLIAGIAIGPWGLGFIHDVDEILHFAELGVVFLMFIIGLELKPAKLWQLRRSIFGVGAGQVVITALILGALLYYSDFAWQAAVIGGIGLATSSTAMALQLMREKGMNRNEGGQLGFSVLLFQDIAIIPALALIPLLAGCHGAVENDWGKISLKMAAFAGMLIGCRYLLRPLFSYIVASGAREVFTAAALLVVLGSALFMDMLGLSMALGTFIAGVLLAESEFQHELEIAIEPFKGLLLGLFFISVGMALDVGVLFVHFFIILMGVIALVSIKIAVLWALSSILTLNRSVRLQFSTVLSQGGEFAFVLFSAAFSQKVLTADQLALLLVVVTLSMMTTPLLMKGIDWMLVRRYNEQEENDEKPFVEDNDPQVIIVGFGRFGQVIGRLLMANKMRITVLERDVSAVSMMRKYGYKVYYGDATQLDLLRAAGAEKAKAIVITCDEPEDTMELVRLCQQYFPNLCIFARARGRVEAHELLQSGVDNFARETFSSALELGRKTLLALGMHPHQAYRVQQHFRRLDMRMLRELMPQHHGDVAQISRVKEARRELEDIFQRDMQDEQRQFADWDK
- a CDS encoding YheV family putative zinc ribbon protein; this encodes MTTRKRFIAGAICPHCHALDTLALWREEQAGVAMVKCVKCDYYQRQPDKKASKTIHVDEKIIGMFHVF
- a CDS encoding inner membrane protein YpjD, with the translated sequence MPMFSILALIAYLFSLGLIIPSLLRKNSAYRRLALLFAVLALICHAAALKQQIFDVVDGSQNLTLLNIGSTVGLVVCSIMTIVASRGRVWFMLPIVYSFAMINLAFASLCPGEFMTHLEGTPTLFVHIGLALLGYATLIIAALYALQLAWLDYLLKHKKLVSTADMPPLMSIERQMFYITQIGVVLLSLTLFTGLFFKDNLFSEENRYKTLLSAIAWWIYIVLLWGHYYKGWRGRPVVGFSLVGAFFLTCAYFGSRLIQ
- a CDS encoding diacylglycerol kinase; this encodes MKNKKTGLTRLYHASQYSLKGLLAVWKNEAAFRQETIVAIIAIILAYCLDFTTIERILLIGSIVLVIIVEIINSAIETAIDRIGSEQHPLSGQAKDIASAAVFLTILMAFFVWMSILI
- the kefG gene encoding glutathione-regulated potassium-efflux system ancillary protein KefG, with protein sequence MLPMPKILLLYAHPESQNSVANKILLQSAAKLAHVTVHDLYACYPEFFIDVCHEQQLLRDHQFIVFQHPLYTYSCPTLLKEWFDRVLSRGFASGVGGNALRGKYWRSVITTGEPEGSFYRDYDNRYLMEDILQPFKFIASMCHMHWIMPMIVYCARRLAPAMLHRHAKEYVQWLQSPLSISVSTGKK
- the plsB gene encoding glycerol-3-phosphate 1-O-acyltransferase PlsB translates to MSGWRKIYYKLLNLPLNVLVKSKPIPADMLTVLGLDPLCPILYVLPYYAKADLLTLRTQCLVRDLPDPLTPLEIAGRQLPRYICLANGAKTAPDGQFKTLFHHYLDLYQVNPKLDLQILPVTVMFGRSPGRENNNPPYFRLLKGLRKFFTLLWLGRDTFVHFSAKVSLRALANEHGQDKAIADKLARVAAIHFLRQRLMIIGPPLPIRQDLFKKLLSSKVIEKAILDEARVKKISDKKASRSALLLMEEIATDISYEAVRFSDRILGWMWNRLYQGISVHNAQRVRKLAQAGHEIVYVPCHRSHMDYLLLSYVLYYQGLVPPHIAAGVNLNFWPAGPIFRRLGAFFIRRSFNGNKLYSTVFCEYLGELFSRGYSVEYFIEGGRSRTGRLLEPKTGILSITLQSMLRKGIRPITLVPVYIGYEHVMEVATYTKELRGAVKKKESLLQMIQGLRKLRNLGQGYVNFGEPLSLTDYLNHYAPDWRRSIDAVEAQRPSWLTPAVNDLASTIMIRINNAAAANAMNLCSTALLAARQFLLTAKQLLEQLDCYLQLLLHVPYTTEVTVPDKAPEELLNNALSMNKFQLKHDNGEDIITLSHEQAVLVTYYRNNIQHLLILPSLVASIVINHHGISRQEVIHQVALIYPMLKAELFLHYSQEQLPSVLNALCDELIRQQLINESHHQLMANPMRCYPLQLLAAGASDRLQRYAITFFLLSTHPSINRAELEKNSRLLAQGLSALSGINSPEFADKTGFSILIAKLREMGFISDKENKIASDVLAIYRMLSQLIAPEVKQSIENSNLLEKS
- the degS gene encoding outer membrane-stress sensor serine endopeptidase DegS, producing MLFKLLRSIILGLIAAAILLLLYRSIKNNIHETIPVSYSRAVSLAAPAVVNVYNHSVGNLAQVPLTIRMLGSGVIMSDKGYILTNKHVINYAEKIIVALQDGRIYEASLVGSDALTDLAVLKIEADNLPVISINLNQVTHVGDVVLAIGNPYNLGQTITQGIISATGRVGLSDSGRQNFLQTDASINRGNSGGALVNSLGQLVGINTLSFDKSSNGEIPEGIGFAIPTALATKVMQKLIRDGRVIRGFIGITGDDYPQFNLTNANKKPIQGIKVNKILPEGPAAAAGIRIGDIILSVNDIRVISTIETMDQVAEIQPGTVIPVLILRDEQQIMLKIIISEYPDS